tcTGGGATCTTCTTCAGAAGGGGTTCCTACACAGAGATGCTGATCTATATCCATTTGGTTTGTGTATCAAAAGATAGACTGAATCtctcaaatgttttcagagTTTTGGATGCCGTACACATAATTTTGCCTCTTGTTGAGTTCAGTGGAACTACCAGTGTgactgaaacagtgaaaacatcGTAGGCCAAGCTACAGCtcctctgtgtatctgtgtttatCTTAGCTGATGCATTCAGCTCACCCTTTCAAATTTAGGCATatccaatatttttttttttgtttgtttttggcgtgtgtgtatttgcattgaTCAAATAGAGCAGTTGTTGGTGATGGTGATTGGTCCTCTGCTTTCAGATGAGCTTGTGATTCACATCAAAAGGgagtctgtctttttttttttttttaaatacatatatacaatatatgtTGATTATGTACGGTGTGCTATATCACCCATTATGTAAATGCTTCCCTCAAGatgtctttttaatcttttgccCATCATGTGTCCTTTAATCTATACAAATCATAGAAAGTCACCTGCAGCATCAGTAGATTAGCACAGGGGTAGAGATTAGTAATAGTGACTGAACTAATCCCTGTAGACAAACAAGTTAGTTCAGTATCTTGAGCCCAAAGTACGAGATGACACATCTCTGATTGCTGTTGATGGGCAATGAAGGTTGTTTTGCTGTTATCACAAGATAACATTgtgattttgcatgttttttttcttcagtagACAGATTCTCttgtcctttgtttgttttgagaaaATTCTGCTTTTAAAGCCCCACAAAATCATCATTTCCATATCGATGACATGAGGTTTTCATCCAACACCAACAGTGTGTCATTTTGTGAAATTGAACCAAAAACTGGAGGTATGTTTAATATCTTTAGCAATATTTGCAAGTTATATGCTGACTCGCCAGGAAggaaacaagctgtttttctttctcccttttttttttttttttttctttcaaactcaTAAAAAACAATTAGTCACTTGGTCTAAACGCCGTCTGTGACTTCAACATCGACCCAGTTTGCCTGCAATGTTCTTTAAGAAGTGATCACATGGAGACAGATGCCATATCCTTTCCACTGGTGCCCATACGCTGCATGTCGACTCTCCACCCTTTTCACTTCTCTCCACTCTGACAGATTTGATTGTTTTCgcgaggaaaaataaaaaaaagtagtCCCTTTACGCAGTGAGTGTGGCTGCTCTGGCAGGTGAACAAGGCTGAAACCAAAGACGACTGCACGGAAAGCTGTGATAGTGgataaaaaatgtgtgtgtatgtacagtatactcCATATCTCGTGAGTGGTTTCTATAACACTGTATTATTCTATCTTCATGGACAGGCATGTCATTTCTTCCATTCAATATTTGTAACCTCTTTCAGttctgagttaaaaaaaaaaatctctcagcATGTATTTAGTACGCACAGCAGAtgaaaaaactgttgttttagtCAAGGGATGAGGATGCtttatgatttcttttttttccccgtACTGGACCTTGTCTTTATCTTCCTGTCATTGTGGTATTTGTCTGCTGAAGTGGACGAGACGAGCTCTGAAAGTGGTTGCCTGTGATTTCCTAAATAGATGACTATGTGAATTCATATTCAACTCCTATGGCcttagcaacacacacacacataatactAGTATTTCAACACTTGGTCACAAATAGCATCTTTATATCAAGGCTATCTGCATGGCATCAGAAAGATCAGAATGTACTGAGCACAACATGGAGATGATACATATCAGTGCCCATCTAGAAAATCTGAAGCATGCCGAAGTGTCTGTGTCGTGAACTGGAAACTGTCTTACTGTGACTTTAAATGCAAGTTTCCATCTGCATTGTGGAGTGCTCCTCACTGTTGTGTACAAGCTTATATTCCCAAAGTCACAATGCACAGTCTCCGTCATTTACCGTGTAACTCTTGACCCGatgttttgggtttttcttAAGCTACTCtatgtttgatttgattctgTTTCGATGTGGATAAGCTCAGCAGCAATAGCAACCAGTCATCACAGGGTAGTACTGAAGCAACCAAGGGCGATGTGACTTTGTGAGTTATTTCTGCTCTCTTTATGAATTCTGCACAGTCCAGAGTGGCCTTAAATTCATTAATAAACTGATTATTCAAAAGAGATGctgccacttttttttctttttcttttgttatttgttgttttgtatctTCAAAGTGAAAAATTGGCCAGAAGCATATGTCCATCCcaatacacacagtacatgccAAGTCCAAGTGAagtaaatacaaataaatataaaaaacaaaaatacaaaggaATATTCATTTAAGTACACAATATCTTTTTCAAATCGGTGCTGTCATTCAGAAACCACACCTGTGGCAGAATGGGAATGAATTTAGAAGCAATGGTGGAGGGCATCGAAAATACACAAagcggccactttattaggtacacctgtacaatctaCACTGGTTATGAGCATGAGGAGGGTGGAATGTTTGGGATATCTCTCAATATTGTGCAATCCAGTGCAACACCAACACTATTACCTCATATATTATTGAATTAGCACCTCAAAACATGAGCATCATAAAAGCAGTCTTTATGACAGAGCGGCTGTATTGGATCACGTTATACAGGTGTAATAATAAAGTGGATACTAAGTGTACACAATCAAGGACTGATAATCTcagggaaaaataaaatcagtaaaTCATTTTATAAGGGATTATTTGATCATCAATATTTGTAGATGATATTGTGCTGCTTCATTATTCCTAGATCTCAATTTTAAAAGGCAATATGTCTCACAACTGTGACTTATTTAAGGCACTGTTATTCCCCCATAATTAAAAATGCTAATACCAACATGCAACGTTCTCAGGAAAGTCCCTTGAAGTTTggttaacaaaaacaatacagctCTATTCAAATGAGAACAATTATTTAGCAAAGTCAGAAATCAGTGCAATTTATCCATAAATCCAGTAGAGGGCACCGTGTCACCACATGTGAGTGCCAGAGAGCTTCGTAATGACTAAACATGGCCACAGCCATCCATTACAGTCCACTCCTGTCATgaaacacagtgacaggatGAAACGCTGAGTCATTTCTTAAAGACAAATTCAGATATTTGAGCTTGGAAATTTTCAACTCCTCAAAGGGTAAAACTGGCTCATCATCTCGATAACTGATCAAATATTGATGCTCCTGATCATcatttgttactgttacatttGTCCACCTAGTGTGGATATTTACCCCCCAACAGCAGTGCGACTGAGTACTAAATGATGGCGAAACCGTGCCTCAACAAGGAAGACATGTGACAAcctaaagataagataaggtaagaaGTGAAATTCCAGAAAGTCTTCTCCCATCACACGTTCGATCAGAATGCCACATATTATCATAATGCATGACTGCTCTCTCCACAAGCGTTACAGGTATTGATGACTATTGCTCTCACTGCCAGCTACACCCAAGTGGTTTCAACGAGCTTAATGAGAACCCCACAGAGTTCAAATACCTCTGACTCCTCACCTGCCACTTAGAACTAATGAAGACCATTGGAtgatttcaacattttcaggTATCTAAAGCCAAGTCCAGTTGGCTTTGATTTAACCCTCCTTGGACAACCATGACCTTGGTGACCTTGAGGCCAAAGAAGAGCACTGAGAAGGTACCATCCCTTTCCCAACTGCGCTGATACTGCTGGACTTGCATGGAGCTGGGTTGGGACAGTGACTGGTGGTGACCTATGACCCCTCTGCCATAGTGACCCTTGCTACTAGACTGCCGTTTGACATCCTACTGACCATGCCAGGGTAGACATTTCCCTTCAGTGTATCCTGTATGTGAGCGCTCAGCGATGATCTTACCCAGCGTCCACACGTCTGAGCATCGTCTGTATGCCACGTAATATTCCTAGAGGTGCGCCACAGTCGTAGTTTTCGACTCGTGACTTTGTGTAATGTGGGCATCTTTCATTCATCTCAGCGAGTGAACCAGGAAGCATTGTCACTGCATCTGGTTTCACTAACCCACATGTGAAGACCACATTTGCGTGCCTTCTCACAATATTATCAGGCTGGATGTCTTATTGCTGAGGTGAAACAGCCTTTTTCACACTCATGTGACGATTTCGAATTaaactcacactgacacaccgCATTTACTCTGACCTTTAATTTGAGGCTGGATTCCagtcagctgcttcagtttctggGTACTGGTATCGTGCTTGCTGGTTCACTGTCACAGCTCACTGGGACTCTCAGCACATATTGTACGTAACacattatattgtaaatattatTGCTAACACCTGACACACAGCTTCATTCTTTGGTGGTCTTAATGAAATTAAGAATGAAAACAGGTATGACTGTCACAACGGACATTTTTTCCCCCGCTGTtgtatttgtgtcttttatCTTTGCATGTTACTCAAACGTACTGCTGTGTTTGAATTCTTAAGACAAATCCTAACATATTGTCGTAACTTGTGATATTTGTGTTCTCCAAGACTCTATTTGCACACACGTTTTAAagtaggggggaaaaaatgttaTTGCAAAGAGCGTTACAAAGCAGGTTAGAGCCATCCTACCTCGCCCACATAGAGTCCTGCAGAAATACCAGTATGTAGCTTTTAACTACAGAGGAAACCACACATCCTCCTTTTGGGGCTTAGATAGACTGATGGATTAACAGCCAGATCACTTCAGACACTTGAGAGCTGATACTTTTGGGAGGAGGACAGATTGTAAATCTTAGATCAGGCACAAGCAAAAGTACAGATTTGCAAGTGGAGGCGCTGAGCACAGTGAGTAGTAGCATCAACACCGCATTGCTGACTGCGGTGTTGATGCTTTACGGCACCCGGTGAGGATTATTTGATGGTGGTGGGGTCAGATGCAGTTCGTTACTGCAGCAgggtaaaacaaaaacaaagtgaggGACTGTGAAACAAGCTCTTCTGGTTTTTAAAAGGGTCAGTAGAATAAAAAAtagtattttttgttttgtgtgtctgagctcTGATCAGTGGCAGAACTATGAACTTTACCCAGAGGATAAACCATTTGCTGATTAaataattaactgattaaattaATTAGCCGCAATTTACTGAACcgaaaacagcacaaagacgatatatttaattgaggtcatcagcttcattgatttttgtaaatatctgcttattcggaatttgatgcagcaacatgtttaaaacaagttggtacaagagcaacaaaagactgggaaagttgagaaacgctccaaaaacacctgtttggaacattccacaggtaaacaggttgattggtaacaggtgatagcaacatgattgggtatgaaggGGGCATcttggaaaggctcagttgttcagaagcgaggatggagcaaggttcaccactttgtgaacacatgattggataaaggatgttactacatgggctcaggaacacttcacattctgtttttgtttgttttacacagcatcccaacttttttggaatcggggttgtagcAGATTGAACACTTTTATACTGTtggagacaaaacaagacgTATGAAGACATCACATGGGGTTTTTAGGAAATTGTGACGGGCATTTTCcgttttctgatgttttatagacaaaacaattaaatgagAGCATGAAAACAGTTTGCAGCCCTACTTTGTCACCACTTGCAATGGTTAGTAGTTAGAAGTACATACACAAAGAGTGACAGACACATAGTGGCTGATAGCAACCAGGAGCTTTGGAGAATACCTAAATCATTCCCAGGAAGGATGACTCAGATTCAGACTGAGGTCTGGCTGGAAGTTTGGTGAAAACTGGATGAAATTTGTCATTTTaccaaaaaatcaaaatgacagaaaatcagTTTAATCTTCACCAAAGAATTCAGGATAGAAGTATTCTGCTTCCACACCTGATAGTTCAGGACTGTTTTACAAAAAGGATATTTGATCCAGCTTTGGTTGGATCCCCAAAAACTCACTTCCTTTGCTCATGACCCACCAAATTgaattgaaatattttaacaatTTGGGTTATTCAGTTAACTAATgaacaaacaagacagaaagaTCTTCCAGGAGGCCTTTAGTAACATTTTTTCATTcagccagtgtttttttttaaatacagtcaTCAGCCTGAAAACCAGTGAAACCAGTATTCTACTATAGTTTATTTGTTGTATGCTGCTAGCTcatctaaagaaaaaaaaagttgtaaatACGAGCATGAAGTATCTCAAAGAAACACAATCTACCTCTGGAACTGCAACAGAGATttcaaaatttatttatatacataaatataccCAAAATGTATGAGTCATGTTCACAGTCTTATACATtcagatgctgaaaaacattcacagaCAGTTGTTCGTGCCTGCAGATATGTGTCTTTCTTGGCAAGAACATTCAAAGCTCAATTCCTAACATGGCTGAATATCATGTTACAGCATGACCACGTCTATTTCAAGACGTCCTCTTCCTACAGCTTCAAACCGCCAGCCTGCATTTCTAAGTTCATAACAAGTCAGTTTTATCCGTGTAGCGCAACCTCAGTTTCGTCGTCAACTCAgtggaaatgtattttaatgctCTCTTAAGAAGATACCGAAAGTTAGGCCACGCTGAAGTAACCATTCAACCAGCACGTGCGGCCCTTTTTGACGACATGAGGTATCGTCCAAGCGATCAATCCTTAAACTCTTATTCTTACTTGCTATTAAACTTGACATCGTCGAACTTGACTATCTTCCCGTCACGAGTCACCACCTCCTTCTGCTCCCATGTCTCAACCTCTCCGTTTTTCTCCTCAAAGCGTCGCACCACCACCCTCCCTGTTGTGGGCAGGTTGCAGGGCAGATCCTTGGCAGCCTCTTGGTACAACCTCATTTTCATGAAGTCTTGCTGGAGGTCGGCTCCGCCTTTCGGGACCAGAGCCTGGTTTTTGTTCTTGTCCTCTGTCCGCTggggggaaggagagaggtgCAGCGCGGCTTGAGGATGCAAAGCCTTTATGTCCGGTCTGGGCGAACGCTCCCATTTCAGCGGCGATGGAGACCTGTTGAGAGGTGATGGATCTCTGTTGAAGGGGGATGGAGACCTGTTCATTGGCGATGGATCCCTGTTAAACGGGGATGGGGCCCTGTTCAGCGGTGATGGATCCCTGTTAAACGGGGATGGAGCCCTGTTCAATGGCGATGGATCCCTGTTCATTGGTGATGGATGCCTGTTAAATGGGGATGGAGCCCTGTTCATTGGCGATGGATCCCTGTTCATTGGTGATGGATCTCTGTTTCTGACATTAATGTGAGTCGAAGGTGGCTTAAGGTGGTCGCTTTGAACGGGTGCATTGGTGACAATGCCTGCACCTCCGGCCCTTCGTATGTCACCCATGACCCCAGCTATGGAGGCCCTCAGAGAAGGGTTGGTCTCCACCATCCTGCACACAGCGTGGCAGTACGGCTGATCCTTCAGGGTCTCTCTGATCTTGGCGGGACAGACGCTGGGCGTGTACAGCCGAATCCGGGCGCAGAGCTCAGCGATGATCTTACCCATGGCCCACACGTCCGAGCGCTGGTCCCGCTGGCTCCCCCTCTGCAGCACCTCAGGAGCTGAGTAGGCCTCGTTCCCCATGTCGATGGCAGAGTTGAGACCGTGTCGGAAGAACTTGGCCAGTCCCAGGTCGATGAtgactgctctgtttgtgttgtgctccACCTAGAAGACAAATGCTGTTTAGGACACCACCCCAAAGGTACGTGGAAATGGTCACGTCTACACAAGTATTCTATAAACGAATGTAAACAAGGTAAAGACGGACTTTGCCGTGAACATCTGTATGTGGTGAGCTCAGTAAATAAAGTCctgctctggctgcagctgctgcaccttgtcttcagtgtcatttctctccaccacgaaccatagctgtgccaaactacagctaaactagccgaccgccagctcagaggggaatagcaccagcacatcataacaaaatattggaatatgaacgagtttcgccgcagattatgcgttacatagaggctacgcatggatgccccgagtactcgcattatacagatatacgcgccgctcctctggggctaatttcttcaaatgccaccaaagttgtctgggtgagtaaatgggtgtatttaatgctacaaataaggtccaagttgtaaaaaacgaaagttatccaTTAATGGCAGAGTAGTCGTAGAATATGGGCACCCAGAATAAGATAgtaataagtgctttataatgactaataaagagccaacatgctactaatatgcatgttagttaatggtgaatatgtgtaccttgaTATAAAGtgtaatcatttattttattgacttcttattttcaacattttattgttttgtttttgtaatttttagtCTTAAAATTCTATTTACTGTTTGACTATTTTTGTTTTGGGCTGCATGTTTGTATGAAAGGTGGcatttaattaaagctgcattgagTTGAAGATCACAATAATGCtaaaattacatattttaatACACTGAAAGAAGGGGCAAACATCCACTCACCATGATGTTTTCAGGCTTGAGGTCTTGATGGACGATATCTTTGGAGTGGAGGTGAAGGAGCCCTTCACACATGCCGATGATGATCGTGGCTTTATTAGCCGGGGTCAACTGCGGAGACAGAAATTCTGGATCAAGTTTAACTGGAATATTCAAACTAACTTCCTCATATTCAGTTGCACGCCCTTTTCCCTCAGGTCTGAATCAAACGCTTTGTCTGAAGTTAACGAGGTGTAAcgtgcatgcacatgcaggcACGGACAACAACACATTGCTTAGAAACTCACATTTAGATGAGTTTCAGTCATATAATTCAAGCGTGAGATCAAATCATGATGGTTCTGAGTCTGAGCTTTGATCAGCACAGACTCACATACCCATGGTTAGCAATCGTGGTTTTACTATTTTCTGTATTCTGAGTAACGCCATCCGCAACTACTATCTTTAATTTCACCTTGAATCATGTCCGGTGTCCTGATAACTCTACCTGTATTTTGGACTTTGATGCTTTGAAGATGGTGGTCTCTAAGTCCTCTCCAAAGATAAACTCGAGAGGAATGATCCATTTTCCGTCTTTGAGGGTTATGTTGCCCAGAAGCTTCACTATGTTGGGATGATTAGCTTTGCTGCAGGAGAAATTGACAAATCAGCAGAagatgaaagggaaaaaaagactaTTACTTAATAATATTAATTGACATCACCAGTTAAAGCCTTCAACTCAGATTTTGTTCTAGTGCATGTTTTTACGTAATTAAAATCAagttcatcacatttttttttattatttcacaatcaaaaacagaaatttcCTGGCATTAAAATAGTACTGGATCCAAAATAATGTCTGTTAGCAAGTCCAAGGATCTGCATCCATgttagcggctctgtgaggtAGCAGCTGTGCACCTTCAAGCTAAGTGCTAACGTGACATAGTGGCTAATGGCAGCATGCTGAAATTATGCACATGCAATGTTTGCCATATTCCTCTTCCtttaccatgttagcatgctaacatttgctaagtaGCGTGAGACAGATGGGGATGCCAGTTCCATAAACCAAAGTTCTGGAAAAATCGAAACTGATGGCGGTGCTGGGTGAAAAGTCAGAGGCTCATCAAAGTTATTGGGATGCATGCATGGAAATCTGTCCAGTAGTTGAGATAGTCTGATCAAAGTGCTGGACTGCCGTGGCTAAAAATGCATCATGATATATGCCTCATGCCTCTCAATCCAGCTTGATATGCATACACTCATTTTAACAATGTGATGTGATAAATTACTAGACCTCTTCCTGAGGTGAAAATCCATTGTATTACATGGAAGATGAGTATATACATAAATGGTCCCACCCCTTTTGGCTCGTCAGTGGCCCGTAATTATCTTCTATTATCTATCAGAGCGTGCTGTATTTTCTGGAATTTCTTCACTGGCTTCACAATTTGGGTTTTGTttaactttaaatgtattttagtaTGTTCAcctcttgtttctgtctctgttttggtGATGACAGGAGTTCAGGATTATGTGTGTGATGCTTTGctgaaatgttctgttttgttgggggaagaaggaaaaagaaagccCTCaccataaaagaaaaaatgttgattacacaactgttttcctccttctggcATTTTGGAAACTCCTGTGTTTTACCTTAAAGCATTTTAAGAAATCAgcttctcctttttctgtttttcttttatcttcaCCCACTCAGCTATTTTGGAATCCCCGTTTTTACTTACTTGTACacttcacactctctctccagATCCTTCCTGCTGATGAGCTGGTGGGGGACCTTCTTTACAGCAGCCCAGGTATCATTGTACTTCTGCTTGTACACCTTCCCAAAACAGCCCTGTGCGAGAGTGCTGGTGGAGTACGCCATGTGGGCCACGTTGTGACggctggagagggagggtgaggtCATTTCAATGAATTACCGGTAGaccaaacagcaggaaaacctTATTTCCTGCACAAAACACCAGTTTGGTGAAGTCtataatgtttgtgtgtcaacTGAGACTCTCAGAAATATCTAtaagtgaaatgttttattgttttgatgcTGCGGTTTGTGGTGCTGTGAAGTAAATATCCTGCTGTCGCCGTTTTATGAGCAATTTTTGTTCTGTCACTGCAGGTGTTGGAAGTAATGTTTGGGACTTTCCTCTTCGTGACCTCACATCGAGCTTAAGAGCCTGTGACTCATGTGACAGCAATTCATAATTCATTCAGGAGCTACTGTTGCGATCACGGTCATAAAGAAAGCCGAACAAGTGACTCAAATACAGATACCGCAGAGTGTCAGGTATGTTTTATAGCATATGTGATttacagaggaaagaaaacctCTGACAGTCTCCAGTGGTGGAAGTAGTACAATCAAGTACAATTAAAAGGGAATTATACTTATCGCACTTCATGCTTCAACCACTTCACTAGATTTCAGGGTTTAATATtatcatttttacattattacGTTTATTTGACAGCTACTTTCTTTGAAGTTACAGTTTTACATATAAAATACTTTAGATTCTCACTGTCATAGATTAAACTCTAATTAACTTTATTTCCAGAAGTAACAACATTCAAATGCTTACATACACAGAAATGCATCTGTATTAATATTCTAATGTTACAGTATACCGCATGCCAACATACCTGTTGGCTAAGGAGTacttttaagtacattttgtggattatttttcattttacgTATAGCTATTTTTACTCAAGAGAAAGAACTGAATGCGTCTTCCATCACTGACAGTCTCAATGAAATCATGAAATCAACTGCAAACATTATGAGATTCACCGAATTACTGCTAAACCACAGAGCTATTATGGTGGATTTGTGTGTACAAACATCTTTCATCCAAGCTTCTTTTGTCAGAGCTAAAGGGCAAACAGGTTCAAATGAGTGGAAATACACATTCTCGGGAAGGGAGTGTCACCTGTGTTGCATAAGACCGGAGATTCTGTGGTacgaaggaaaaaaaaatgattaccCCACTGAAATATCATCTTGTTTCACTTAATTGGGATCAATATTTGGGTTGCTGAACCAACAGGAGATACAGTGTGGGCGGTGGCTCAAAACGTCTGGAACCAGGACATGTGAAGGGAC
Above is a window of Chelmon rostratus isolate fCheRos1 chromosome 8, fCheRos1.pri, whole genome shotgun sequence DNA encoding:
- the zmp:0000000881 gene encoding sperm motility kinase 2A — its product is MAYSTSTLAQGCFGKVYKQKYNDTWAAVKKVPHQLISRKDLERECEVYNKANHPNIVKLLGNITLKDGKWIIPLEFIFGEDLETTIFKASKSKIQLTPANKATIIIGMCEGLLHLHSKDIVHQDLKPENIMVEHNTNRAVIIDLGLAKFFRHGLNSAIDMGNEAYSAPEVLQRGSQRDQRSDVWAMGKIIAELCARIRLYTPSVCPAKIRETLKDQPYCHAVCRMVETNPSLRASIAGVMGDIRRAGGAGIVTNAPVQSDHLKPPSTHINVRNRDPSPMNRDPSPMNRAPSPFNRHPSPMNRDPSPLNRAPSPFNRDPSPLNRAPSPFNRDPSPMNRSPSPFNRDPSPLNRSPSPLKWERSPRPDIKALHPQAALHLSPSPQRTEDKNKNQALVPKGGADLQQDFMKMRLYQEAAKDLPCNLPTTGRVVVRRFEEKNGEVETWEQKEVVTRDGKIVKFDDVKFNSK